The Xyrauchen texanus isolate HMW12.3.18 chromosome 25, RBS_HiC_50CHRs, whole genome shotgun sequence genome includes the window aataaaatcgttttttttgcctaaaagcagaggcccagatctttattgtgatatatagcatcttcatatattcatggaagaaaatattctgcgggccattaaaatttagcgaaaatcgtcaaaaaccctggcgctggctggcaactttttttaaaaacgctggcggggaaagagttaatgtgcTTATCATGAAAATAAAGCCCTACAATTTACTGTATTATAATGCTATAATGAATTTTGtccttgttctttttttttaaatggtctgcaccgGATATATATATAGCACCAGAGTggaggtggtgtagtggtctaaagcacgtaatcagaagttcgctggttcgatccccacagccaccaccattgtgttcttgagcaagacacttaactccaggttactccgattgtccctgtaagtcgctttggataaaagtgtctgccaaatgcataaatgtaaatatagcgcCTATTTAACCTTAATGGTCATCATGTACTCGCCCTCTTATTGtcccaaacatgtatgacttacttttagTGAACGTCTAGCATTCAATCTAAATGACTTTAATCGTGAAATCTGCCAGGAATGATTGTATGTAGATCTACTAAATTAGGCTACAATTTTatgtttcacttttgtcccttgaaTTGATTTTTGTCAATTTACTGTGTTTATTGCAGATCTGATGggagtgaaagaggaaagtcaagagctgaatgaagtggaggagaaacttcagtatcagaaacatcatgatttaatatctggagaaaaatctttgaggGACTCAAATATTAAGAAGTTCTCACCAAAAAAGCCTCAAAGAAGAGCAGCCAAGAAATCTttaacctgctctcagtgtggaaagagattTCCATTTAAAAGCCGGCTTATTagacacatgagaattcacacaggagagaagccttacacatgccatcggtgtggaaaaagtttcataGATACAGACACTCTCAAGTATCATCTCCGCTGTCACTCTGGAGAAAGACCATttgaatgtgatcagtgtggtaaaacatttgttgtGAGTTCAAGCCTAAAACGacatctgaaaactcacacaaatgagaagcctcacaggtgttctttttgtggaaagagttttgcagaCCTGTCCTATTTTAAAGAGCACCAGAAAATTCATACCGGTGTGAGCGCACATATGTGCCTTCAATGTGGAAAGACCTTTATTACAGCCTACAACTTGAAACAGCACCAAATaactcacactggagagaaaccttacaagtgctcacactgtggaaagagtttcaatctgtcacaaaacctgaaaaaacatgagagaattcacactgtTGAAAAACCGTATGAGTGTTCGATCTGTGGAATGAGTTTTGCACGCCTGTACTGTTTGAAAGGGCACCAGAAAATACATAATGGCACAAGGGCTTATTTGTGCTCTGAATGTGGGAAAATCTTTACTTCTGCTAGCAACTTAAAAATACACCAAATAATTCATTCTGGAGAAAAACTTTTCCAGTGCTCgcattgtggaaagagtttcacttggtcacaaaacctgaaaaaacacgagagaattcatactggagtgaaaccatacaagtgctcaacCTGTGAAATGAGCTTCACTTGGTCAAAGTCCctaaaaacacacgagagaatccatactggagaaaaaccttacaagtgctcacactgtggaaagagtttcgctCAGTCACAAACTctaaaaacacatgagagaattcacactggagagaaaccttacaagtgctcacactgtgaaaagagtttcactcagtcacaaaacctgaaaaaacatgagagaattcatactggagtgaAACCTTACAAGTGATCCCACTGTGAAATAAGATTCACTTGGTCAAAGTCcctaaaaacacatgagagaattcatactggataAACTTCTTGAGATGACTCCACCACAAGATATCAGCACCTTGGATCATTAGACTACATGCACGTATTGGTGGCGTGATGTTGTACAACTCAAGTCATGAGAACATCTTATGCTGTTCTGTATTCTTGTTCTGGTGTTCCAGATGCTGCTGATGTGAGCAGAATCTTATTAAATGTTTGCTAATGGCTTTAAAGCATTGGTTCTTAACCATTTTTGACATCAAGGCCGTCCATTTCTCCTGAAAACTTGGAGTGTCAATAGATTCAAATTCtgtaattaattcattcatttagtaatttaattattttagacTTGATGCCCCCTAGTGGGCCCTGGCCCTGACACCTCTGCTTTAAAGGgatgttcaatacaatttaagcttgctcgacatcatttgtggcattatgttgattaccactaaaatattttgtctagctttggagggtttaaagactgaGATtattaagttgtttaaataatcgtTTTACAGCCgtttagggtttacagcgttacatcgtcatggtaattaAGCTACCAAATTGGACCATTCTTTacacaattttatcacactaaaatcaggttAACACATTTTGTGTACGTCTTGTGGCGGTACTGTTGAAGCAGTATTTACATGATTACGGATTGACTctcttccattgaaagtgcctcactgtaaaccatattttagtttttaatgaaacaaGGGACGAGATTaattaatgttttgtggtaatcaacattataccacaaatgttgttgattgagcttgacttgaaCCCGAGTTCCATGTTATATATAGTTTGTCATTGGCATCAATCAAACAGTAACCATTTTTGATTTATAATCAAGTCGGCAATTGTAACGATGCATTTGATACAAATTGTAAAAGTAAAGAAGaaacaactattcccataaaactATGAAATGTGATGgatcacgcagggaattctgggaactatcaattattataacaataattGACTGCAAGTTAacgtacatgtactctcttgtaaaacataatatacatttttactgttaattatatggtaaaattatacttttaacatctaaaaaaaacatgattttgacaacattttactgtattgactcgttaaagtcattttttttacctGTTAACCAATAAATAGTTTTTGACTgttgcatttttacagtcttttaccattaaaacgATGGATATTTTTTACAAGTAGTTAAAGATACATATTTGTAACAGTAATTTGTTgcaataagtgattttattattttattgcatgATTTTTAAAacggaataaaaaataaaaacgttgTAGAGGCTATATGTGTGTGTCATTGGCAAAAGGTTGTCCGATAAAAATGGGAAATCGTTTTAAAACCTTGTTTAAAACACAGTtgtcaagttcatagaaatgtaatctttgtctCCAATcccacatttattgcattttctaCAAAACAAGTATTTAATGACTTAAGTCATGTGATGTAACCATCAActaaggtattaaaatacttttcttgcaccttgaatacataaGAGTGTACAGTTAATGATTAActaatgattaattaatgaacaaattaagtgTAATCATTTCAAAACAAGTTTTCACACATATTTGTCAGGGTAAAAAATATTTGAGTCAAGAATATTAAGACCACATGAtcagaacaaaatgtgccttttcataaaaatataaaaatatcagaTATTGTTTTAAAGCTTCACACCATCTTTGTCAACATAGACAACAAAGCAATggctacctacatgttggttacactaCCTGACTGAAGTTTTctaatattaatcatatttaaacaaaattataattatttcataacgTAGAACCAGAAAGGCTTCAAAGAACAATTGGCAACTGGCAGCAGAAGTGGGAGGGGCTTGTCGTTGGCATCAGCCAATCACGCTCCTGCTTTAGGGGAAGTAGTTTCTTCCCCCTTCATAATAAAAGCACCAATGTTATATTTGCTGAAAGCGCTGGGAAAAAgagtgttatttaaaaaatatacattttctccccaatttggaatgcccaattcccaaagcgctcttaaATCCTCATGTTGGCG containing:
- the LOC127618588 gene encoding zinc finger protein 501-like is translated as MRELKKEVTSLKTKLMERVDRLQELEKVSCQSSVCVTDGTSTEFLKMKMCSVKLQDCKNLMKMRVEIKVEEQQSDKDEDDDQTSTESLTSVCNAGEQQMLQTPVKIEVKQEEIKQEEHSDEDDFIPSDLMGVKEESQELNEVEEKLQYQKHHDLISGEKSLRDSNIKKFSPKKPQRRAAKKSLTCSQCGKRFPFKSRLIRHMRIHTGEKPYTCHRCGKSFIDTDTLKYHLRCHSGERPFECDQCGKTFVVSSSLKRHLKTHTNEKPHRCSFCGKSFADLSYFKEHQKIHTGVSAHMCLQCGKTFITAYNLKQHQITHTGEKPYKCSHCGKSFNLSQNLKKHERIHTVEKPYECSICGMSFARLYCLKGHQKIHNGTRAYLCSECGKIFTSASNLKIHQIIHSGEKLFQCSHCGKSFTWSQNLKKHERIHTGVKPYKCSTCEMSFTWSKSLKTHERIHTGEKPYKCSHCGKSFAQSQTLKTHERIHTGEKPYKCSHCEKSFTQSQNLKKHERIHTGVKPYK